The Flavobacterium commune genome contains a region encoding:
- a CDS encoding DUF294 nucleotidyltransferase-like domain-containing protein — protein sequence MNIIAEQIADFLKNYAPFNQLRSDELAEIANNVRVISLEKKQTLFKINDALHDSFYVVASGVVNISVIADAEESIINKCHEGTIFGLRPFFAKNKYKMTAKAREESLVYAIPIAVFKPLLANNSEVLNFLLESFASNLPEDRSTQGNLASDGFYTEKQSEVQFFQTLAYNTTPLLATADSTAQEVAQLMAESLKNNVIIFEKNGPIGIVTHADLASKIATGRYPINIPVNNIMSSPVVTVLENVSLAEAQLLMLKNNVTHLCVTVDGTDKSVIKGVISEHDLIAAQASNPGVLIKEVKRSLSSNELKEIRSRLTNLIQSSIQKNIPLTHITNIASEINFAILKRAVELSILDLGSPPARFAWLSIGSQGRKEQLLLTDQDSILIFEDVAQDKYIEVKDYFLKLGKKTTATLEKIGYQLCPHGHMGSNMMWCKSLTDWIKQYNNWMNAPRENQDNLSSIFFDYELVIGEQKIETAINNIVFENAYNNTLFFDFLGNDALRKNSPLSFFKKFIVEEEGIHKDKFDIKSRALMPLIDSARLFTLSHDIKGINNTYTRFKQLAIVDPKHAEIYLNCAEAYLFLTRIRTLEGLKNENSGQYINLEELSKNDREKLKNALIPMKELEELIKDKFQLTQFS from the coding sequence ATGAATATAATCGCGGAACAAATTGCCGATTTTTTAAAAAATTATGCACCTTTTAATCAGCTGAGATCAGATGAATTAGCTGAAATTGCTAATAATGTTCGTGTAATTAGTTTAGAAAAAAAGCAAACTTTATTTAAAATTAATGATGCTTTGCACGACAGTTTTTATGTTGTGGCTTCGGGGGTTGTTAATATTTCAGTAATTGCTGATGCCGAAGAAAGTATTATCAATAAATGTCACGAAGGAACTATTTTTGGTTTACGTCCTTTTTTCGCCAAAAATAAATACAAAATGACGGCAAAAGCTCGTGAAGAAAGTTTGGTTTACGCAATTCCTATCGCTGTGTTCAAGCCTTTACTGGCAAATAATTCGGAGGTTTTAAATTTTTTATTAGAAAGTTTTGCCAGTAACTTACCCGAAGATCGTTCAACTCAGGGAAATCTTGCTTCAGACGGGTTTTACACTGAAAAGCAATCGGAAGTACAATTTTTTCAAACTTTAGCATATAATACTACACCTCTACTGGCCACTGCTGACAGTACTGCCCAGGAAGTAGCCCAATTAATGGCAGAATCTTTAAAGAATAATGTAATTATTTTTGAAAAAAATGGTCCAATTGGGATTGTAACTCATGCCGATTTGGCTTCAAAAATTGCTACAGGCCGCTATCCTATTAATATCCCGGTAAATAATATCATGTCTTCGCCTGTGGTTACCGTTTTAGAGAATGTTTCTTTGGCGGAAGCCCAATTATTAATGCTTAAAAATAATGTGACACATTTGTGTGTTACAGTTGACGGAACCGATAAATCTGTGATTAAAGGAGTAATTTCTGAACATGATTTGATTGCAGCTCAAGCCAGTAATCCTGGGGTTTTAATCAAAGAAGTCAAACGTTCTTTGTCTTCAAATGAACTCAAAGAAATTCGCAGTCGATTGACGAATTTAATTCAGTCTTCGATTCAAAAAAACATTCCTTTAACACACATAACTAATATTGCCAGCGAAATTAATTTTGCTATTTTAAAGCGAGCAGTCGAATTGTCTATTTTAGATTTAGGCTCCCCTCCTGCTCGATTTGCCTGGTTGAGCATTGGTAGTCAGGGACGAAAAGAACAACTTTTATTAACCGATCAGGACAGTATTTTAATTTTTGAAGATGTTGCCCAAGATAAATATATTGAAGTAAAAGATTATTTTTTAAAACTGGGAAAAAAGACAACTGCTACCTTAGAAAAAATAGGTTATCAATTGTGTCCGCATGGTCATATGGGGAGCAACATGATGTGGTGTAAATCATTGACTGACTGGATAAAACAGTACAACAATTGGATGAATGCTCCAAGAGAGAATCAGGACAATTTAAGTAGTATTTTCTTTGATTATGAATTGGTTATTGGAGAACAAAAAATAGAAACTGCGATCAATAATATTGTTTTCGAAAATGCCTATAACAATACTTTATTTTTTGATTTCTTAGGAAACGACGCTTTGCGAAAAAATTCGCCTTTGAGTTTTTTCAAAAAATTTATTGTTGAAGAAGAAGGTATTCATAAAGACAAATTTGATATTAAATCCCGTGCATTAATGCCTTTAATTGATAGTGCGCGGCTTTTTACCTTAAGTCATGATATTAAAGGAATCAACAATACTTATACCCGTTTTAAGCAATTAGCAATTGTTGATCCTAAACATGCAGAAATTTATCTGAATTGTGCTGAAGCTTATTTATTTTTAACCCGAATCAGAACTTTAGAAGGTTTAAAAAACGAAAATTCAGGACAATATATTAACTTAGAGGAACTATCTAAAAATGATAGAGAAAAATTAAAAAATGCCCTAATTCCAATGAAAGAATTAGAAGAATTAATTAAAGATAAGTTCCAACTCACTCAATTCTCATAG
- the fucP gene encoding L-fucose:H+ symporter permease, whose product MNLSKKIPVVSKEYVFQFIIITILFALWGIANDLTTPMVSTFKKVMPELSNTQASLVQFAFYFGYFFMALPAALFIRKYSYKSGIIVGLILYAAGAFLFYPAAHYQSYNFFLLSLWVITCGLAFLETTSNPLILFLGNKETATQRLNLAQAFNPIGAITGLVMAQFLVIKEIKSDDYSTDAFNALSSSELASIRENDLGIISIPYIGLGLFVLLILVIICLTKMPKTAHEDKMSIGDSFKKLLANKNYKHGVIAQAFYVGAQIMCWTFIFQYVDNINMNLGLELTATYYNIGAMLLFLSGRWLGTALMKNTNPSKILMYFGLGGVLCSAGAIVLQGIPGLISLISISVFMSIMFPTIYGIALKDMGDEAKIGSAGLVMAIVGGALMPVLQGSILDWGGSGFSDIQILGFIPEVNFSFILPLICLAVVAHYGYATYKISIKEKNTKKILVTE is encoded by the coding sequence ATGAATCTTTCTAAAAAAATACCCGTAGTCAGCAAAGAATATGTTTTTCAGTTTATCATTATCACCATACTATTTGCACTATGGGGAATTGCCAATGATTTGACTACGCCTATGGTTTCTACTTTCAAAAAAGTAATGCCCGAACTTTCGAATACTCAGGCATCATTAGTGCAATTTGCCTTTTATTTTGGTTATTTCTTTATGGCATTGCCAGCGGCATTATTCATTAGAAAATACAGTTATAAATCAGGAATAATCGTTGGATTGATTCTGTATGCTGCAGGAGCTTTCTTGTTTTATCCTGCAGCACATTACCAAAGTTATAATTTCTTTTTGCTGTCTTTATGGGTAATTACCTGTGGTTTAGCATTTTTAGAAACAACATCTAATCCTTTAATTTTATTTTTGGGAAACAAAGAGACGGCCACACAGCGTTTAAATTTAGCTCAGGCATTTAATCCTATCGGAGCAATAACAGGATTAGTAATGGCTCAGTTTTTAGTCATTAAAGAAATAAAATCAGACGATTACAGTACCGATGCTTTTAACGCTTTGTCCTCAAGTGAATTAGCCAGTATCAGAGAGAATGATTTAGGTATTATCAGTATTCCTTATATTGGATTAGGACTTTTTGTGTTGCTTATTTTAGTAATTATTTGTTTGACAAAAATGCCAAAAACAGCGCATGAAGACAAAATGTCTATTGGTGATTCTTTCAAAAAATTACTGGCTAATAAAAATTACAAACATGGTGTTATTGCACAGGCTTTTTACGTAGGCGCACAAATTATGTGCTGGACTTTTATTTTTCAATACGTTGACAACATTAATATGAACTTAGGGTTAGAATTGACAGCTACGTATTATAATATAGGAGCGATGCTGTTATTTTTGTCAGGCCGATGGCTTGGAACTGCATTGATGAAAAACACCAATCCTTCCAAAATATTGATGTATTTTGGTCTTGGAGGTGTTTTGTGTTCCGCTGGAGCAATTGTACTTCAGGGAATTCCGGGTTTGATTTCGCTGATTAGTATTTCTGTTTTTATGTCGATTATGTTTCCAACTATTTACGGAATTGCATTAAAAGATATGGGCGATGAAGCTAAAATTGGTTCAGCCGGACTGGTAATGGCCATTGTTGGTGGAGCTTTAATGCCTGTTTTGCAGGGAAGTATTTTGGATTGGGGAGGTTCAGGATTTTCAGATATTCAAATTTTAGGATTTATTCCTGAAGTAAATTTTTCATTTATTTTGCCTTTAATTTGTTTGGCAGTTGTAGCACATTATGGTTATGCAACTTATAAGATTTCAATAAAAGAGAAAAACACGAAAAAAATACTTGTAACTGAATAA
- a CDS encoding carbohydrate kinase family protein, whose translation MKKELKAVCFGEILFDVFLEHKKIGGAPLNVATRLKALGGEVAMISAVGDDNNGKKLTHYLDNLGIDTRGIEVKPNYPTGIVNVILNEKGNASYDIQYPSAWDKIETTAVNKKIVEEADFLVYGSLSCRDSISKKTLLELLAVAKYKIFDVNLRVPHYTKKNVLDLLYAADFIKFNDEELNEICEDLHSNKKSLEQNIQFIAELTDTPTVCVTLGSHGAVLFHNNTFYHNCGYKVNVVDTVGSGDSFLASLIIMLLNGEDPQYAINFASAIGAIVAQSEGANPIILQSEIDEFLCDFSKKKHHQCKRLSKIQFAIK comes from the coding sequence ATGAAAAAAGAATTAAAAGCAGTTTGTTTTGGAGAAATCCTTTTTGATGTATTTCTGGAACATAAAAAAATTGGCGGAGCACCACTTAACGTAGCCACAAGATTGAAGGCGCTAGGAGGAGAGGTTGCGATGATAAGCGCAGTAGGGGATGATAATAATGGTAAAAAATTAACTCACTATTTAGATAATCTAGGAATTGACACCAGAGGAATTGAGGTAAAACCTAATTATCCAACAGGAATTGTCAATGTGATTTTAAACGAAAAAGGGAATGCTTCTTATGATATTCAGTATCCGTCGGCCTGGGATAAAATTGAAACTACGGCTGTAAATAAAAAAATAGTTGAAGAGGCTGATTTTTTGGTGTACGGAAGTTTATCGTGCCGAGATTCAATTTCTAAAAAAACATTATTAGAATTATTGGCAGTAGCCAAATATAAAATATTCGATGTTAATTTAAGAGTGCCGCATTACACTAAGAAAAATGTATTGGATTTATTATATGCCGCTGATTTTATCAAATTTAATGATGAGGAATTGAATGAAATTTGCGAAGATTTACATTCGAATAAAAAATCCTTGGAGCAAAATATCCAATTTATTGCCGAACTTACCGATACACCAACTGTGTGTGTTACACTGGGGTCTCATGGTGCGGTACTTTTTCACAACAATACATTCTATCACAACTGTGGTTACAAAGTAAATGTTGTGGATACTGTTGGTTCAGGTGATTCTTTTTTGGCTTCACTAATTATCATGCTTCTCAATGGTGAAGATCCGCAATATGCCATCAATTTTGCCAGTGCCATTGGAGCTATTGTGGCACAAAGTGAAGGAGCAAATCCGATTATTTTGCAATCGGAAATAGACGAATTTCTATGCGATTTCAGTAAAAAAAAACATCACCAATGCAAGCGTTTAAGCAAAATACAGTTCGCAATCAAATAA
- a CDS encoding sugar phosphate isomerase/epimerase family protein, with protein sequence MPIFGTSILSFIPNWTADGGQYAIQKTAECGFDMLEILLPTSLDFDSKQVKKQLDTVEISARCTLNLPADCHIPFYPEQAVSIIKSALDKVAEMNGDFLGGVLHSAIGTFTGNPCTKDEKKVIQQVFTEVAAYAKVHNINLGIEPINRYESYVFTAADEVLNMIENIGTTNIGLHLDTFHMNIEESNFYDPIIRAGNNLNHLHITESDRGMTGEGNVRWDDLFKALAQINYQGPLVLENFSSEITELIGPTSLWRPSKYNSEDLAKGSLAFMQEMVNKYYNKND encoded by the coding sequence ATGCCAATTTTTGGAACATCTATTTTATCATTTATACCCAATTGGACTGCTGACGGAGGACAATATGCGATACAAAAAACAGCCGAATGTGGTTTTGATATGCTGGAAATTCTTTTACCAACTTCATTGGATTTCGATTCCAAACAGGTAAAAAAACAATTAGATACAGTAGAAATTTCGGCACGTTGTACACTCAATTTGCCTGCTGATTGTCATATTCCTTTTTATCCGGAACAGGCTGTAAGCATCATTAAATCAGCATTGGATAAAGTAGCCGAAATGAATGGTGATTTTTTAGGAGGTGTTTTACATTCAGCCATTGGAACATTCACCGGAAATCCTTGTACTAAGGATGAAAAAAAAGTTATCCAACAAGTTTTTACCGAAGTTGCGGCTTATGCTAAAGTACATAACATCAATCTGGGAATCGAACCCATCAACCGCTATGAAAGTTATGTATTTACAGCTGCCGATGAAGTTTTAAATATGATTGAAAATATTGGTACAACTAACATTGGCTTGCATTTGGATACTTTTCACATGAATATTGAAGAATCTAATTTTTACGATCCAATTATTCGGGCAGGAAATAATTTAAATCATTTGCACATTACAGAATCGGATCGTGGAATGACCGGTGAAGGCAATGTGCGTTGGGATGATTTATTTAAAGCTCTCGCTCAAATTAATTATCAGGGGCCGTTGGTTTTAGAAAATTTTTCATCTGAAATAACCGAATTGATTGGGCCAACTTCGTTGTGGAGACCGTCAAAATACAATTCGGAAGATCTTGCCAAAGGCAGTCTGGCTTTTATGCAGGAAATGGTAAATAAATATTACAACAAAAATGATTAA
- a CDS encoding carbohydrate porin yields MKAQVVITNSNFSMGTTGRIGVGLSPNGEGNQWKPLNLSGQGSLGGRMEQVDYVDILPAIHFTPKIIGNDSTNVTFQMRLGMYSANGQFVGNVSSRSNNGLTFILPEAYVEATNILGSKWSAWAGSRFRRYDDIHISDYFYFDDHSAQGFGVKYKNTELTMLMPTSTDSTGVFPYNYEITVAGATNPVIRQRMVWIGEHSIHFKNKSVIKLLGEFHYVSKSSAEASKDFPSDNGWVAGIKYNSPFKTVKPGSFNQISARYGSGIANGGDNGNTFTWATYGAPDTDGKYTNAYSFTMVEHFLLNLSNKFSINGYGVFTKSKGGSSSTNTDEYFNGNQLYNRKTDFVIGLRNFYYVTNWLHLIQEVHYAVRKDGDNPEASMWKFSLAPTIVPLGQRDPWSRPHIRLVATVARYNDYAKDHNYSPFLQINQKRWGSYIGVKTEWWLF; encoded by the coding sequence ATGAAGGCTCAGGTAGTAATTACTAATTCTAATTTTTCGATGGGAACAACCGGTAGGATAGGAGTTGGGCTTTCGCCAAATGGAGAAGGGAATCAATGGAAACCGCTGAATTTATCCGGACAGGGGTCACTGGGCGGACGAATGGAACAGGTAGATTATGTAGATATTTTACCTGCGATTCATTTTACACCAAAAATCATTGGAAACGACAGCACAAATGTTACTTTTCAAATGCGATTAGGAATGTATTCGGCTAACGGCCAGTTTGTAGGCAATGTTAGCAGTCGCTCTAATAACGGACTGACTTTTATTCTTCCGGAAGCTTATGTTGAAGCAACTAATATTTTGGGAAGTAAATGGTCGGCCTGGGCAGGATCCCGTTTTCGCAGATATGACGACATTCACATTAGTGATTATTTTTATTTTGACGACCATTCGGCTCAGGGTTTTGGTGTAAAATATAAAAACACCGAATTGACGATGCTGATGCCTACTTCAACCGATTCTACCGGGGTTTTTCCATATAATTATGAAATTACGGTTGCCGGAGCAACTAATCCTGTCATCCGTCAGCGTATGGTTTGGATAGGAGAGCATAGTATTCATTTTAAAAATAAGAGTGTAATAAAACTTTTAGGCGAATTTCATTATGTTTCTAAAAGTTCAGCCGAAGCTTCTAAAGATTTTCCTTCGGATAATGGCTGGGTTGCCGGAATTAAATACAATAGTCCGTTTAAAACAGTGAAGCCGGGTTCATTTAACCAAATTTCAGCGCGTTACGGTTCCGGAATTGCGAATGGAGGCGACAACGGAAACACCTTTACCTGGGCAACTTATGGTGCTCCCGATACTGACGGAAAATACACTAATGCATATTCGTTCACGATGGTAGAACATTTTTTACTGAATCTATCAAACAAGTTTAGTATTAACGGTTATGGCGTTTTTACCAAAAGCAAAGGAGGGTCATCAAGTACAAATACTGATGAATATTTCAACGGAAACCAACTCTATAACCGAAAAACTGATTTTGTTATTGGCTTAAGAAACTTTTATTATGTAACCAATTGGCTTCATCTAATTCAGGAAGTGCATTATGCTGTTAGAAAAGACGGTGATAATCCCGAAGCCAGTATGTGGAAATTTTCATTGGCTCCTACAATTGTTCCGTTAGGACAGCGTGATCCCTGGAGCCGTCCCCACATTCGATTAGTTGCCACTGTAGCAAGATATAATGACTACGCAAAAGACCATAATTATTCTCCTTTTTTACAAATTAATCAAAAACGCTGGGGATCTTATATTGGAGTTAAAACAGAATGGTGGCTTTTTTAA
- a CDS encoding NUDIX hydrolase: MSLIQNKKAEIIPNISVDCVIFGFDNTTKSLNVLLIERVLKVENSENPIVNDYVLKGFHTYENETIDDTANRVLKELTGLDNLYKKQFNVFGDPNRLKNEKDVIWAENEHFSERTITIAYYILLPTNIVQLENKYNPQWFPVNQLPELGFDHKKIIAEAYADLKEDALSKPIVFELLADKFTIKDLQDAYEAILGIEIDNRNFRRKLITKKYIIALDEKQVGVSKKPSQLYMFSKDVYQKIYKESYLINI, translated from the coding sequence ATGAGTTTAATTCAAAACAAGAAAGCCGAAATAATTCCAAATATATCTGTTGACTGTGTCATTTTTGGATTCGACAACACAACAAAATCACTGAATGTATTGTTAATCGAACGTGTTTTGAAAGTAGAAAACTCCGAAAATCCGATTGTTAACGATTATGTCCTGAAAGGATTTCACACCTATGAAAACGAAACCATAGACGATACAGCTAATCGGGTTTTGAAAGAATTGACCGGTTTAGATAATTTATACAAAAAACAATTCAATGTTTTTGGTGATCCCAACCGTTTGAAGAATGAAAAAGATGTGATTTGGGCCGAAAACGAACATTTCAGCGAAAGAACCATCACTATTGCTTATTATATTTTACTGCCAACGAATATAGTTCAATTAGAAAACAAATACAATCCGCAATGGTTTCCGGTAAATCAGCTGCCAGAATTGGGTTTTGACCATAAAAAAATCATTGCCGAAGCTTATGCTGATTTAAAAGAAGATGCCTTATCTAAACCCATTGTTTTTGAATTACTTGCCGATAAGTTTACCATTAAGGATTTGCAGGATGCCTACGAAGCCATTTTAGGGATTGAGATTGACAACCGTAATTTTAGAAGAAAATTAATTACTAAAAAATACATCATTGCACTGGATGAAAAACAAGTGGGCGTTTCTAAAAAACCGTCTCAATTGTATATGTTCAGTAAAGATGTGTATCAAAAAATCTATAAGGAGAGTTATTTGATTAATATTTAA
- a CDS encoding NAD(P)/FAD-dependent oxidoreductase gives MEIVIIGGGFAGMNLAKELLNQDGVHVTLVDKNNYNFFPPLIYQVATAYLEPSSISYPFRKFFAGKKNLQFRLGELVEVVPAENKVILSNGELHYDKLVFATGAETSYFGMENVKKNAIPMKTLNDAIVMRNTLLKNLEKAAITKDIRKRRKLLTIVVAGGGPTGVEISGMFAEMRKNILLKEYPELETTASNIYLVDGAPALLTPMSKESQEDTLKAITDLGVIVKLNNNVVDYVDDTVHFANGETIQTKNLIWAAGVTAREFKGLPADCYGRGKRLKTDAFNKIEGTENIYAIGDTCIQFNDTAFPHGHPQVAQVAIQQGINLAKNIKNEMQQKALVPFKYVDKGSMAIIGKAKAVVDLPKPKMHFKGTFAWMIWLFIHLISLITYRNKIKTFYNWMIAYFSKDNSLRMIIRPDKKVKVEDVVK, from the coding sequence ATGGAAATCGTAATAATCGGAGGCGGTTTTGCAGGGATGAATCTGGCAAAAGAATTATTAAATCAGGACGGAGTACACGTAACTCTGGTTGATAAAAACAACTACAATTTTTTCCCACCATTGATTTATCAGGTGGCTACGGCTTACTTAGAGCCATCAAGTATTAGTTATCCGTTTAGAAAATTTTTCGCAGGAAAAAAAAACCTGCAATTTCGTTTAGGAGAATTAGTAGAAGTGGTGCCTGCTGAAAACAAGGTAATTTTGAGCAATGGCGAATTACATTATGACAAATTAGTTTTTGCAACCGGAGCTGAGACGAGTTATTTTGGGATGGAAAACGTAAAAAAGAACGCTATTCCAATGAAAACCCTGAACGATGCCATTGTAATGCGTAACACTTTGCTTAAAAACTTAGAAAAAGCGGCTATTACTAAAGACATTCGTAAACGTCGAAAATTATTGACCATTGTAGTTGCCGGTGGAGGTCCTACAGGAGTGGAGATTTCAGGAATGTTTGCCGAAATGCGCAAAAACATTCTTTTAAAAGAATACCCTGAATTAGAAACAACAGCAAGTAATATATATTTGGTTGATGGTGCACCTGCTTTGTTAACTCCAATGAGTAAGGAATCTCAGGAAGATACTCTTAAAGCTATTACCGACTTAGGAGTTATTGTAAAATTGAACAACAATGTGGTGGATTATGTGGATGATACAGTTCATTTTGCTAATGGAGAAACCATTCAGACCAAAAACCTGATTTGGGCAGCCGGAGTAACCGCACGCGAATTTAAAGGACTTCCTGCTGATTGTTACGGGCGTGGAAAGCGTTTAAAAACAGATGCTTTTAATAAAATTGAAGGTACAGAAAATATCTATGCTATAGGTGATACCTGTATTCAGTTTAATGATACCGCTTTCCCTCACGGTCATCCACAAGTAGCTCAGGTAGCCATTCAGCAAGGAATTAATTTGGCTAAGAATATTAAAAACGAAATGCAACAAAAAGCATTAGTTCCTTTTAAATATGTTGATAAAGGATCGATGGCAATCATTGGAAAAGCTAAGGCCGTAGTTGATTTACCAAAACCTAAAATGCACTTTAAAGGAACATTTGCCTGGATGATTTGGTTGTTTATTCACCTGATTTCGTTGATTACTTATAGAAATAAAATAAAAACATTCTACAACTGGATGATTGCTTATTTCTCTAAAGACAACTCCTTGCGAATGATTATCAGACCTGATAAAAAAGTAAAAGTAGAAGACGTGGTAAAATAA
- a CDS encoding DEAD/DEAH box helicase — MSKQFSDLGISTALLQTLNDLKLVAPTAIQEQAIPLLLANQTDLVGLAKTGTGKTAAFGLPILQLIDSSKPNVQAVILVPTRELGQQVFKNLEAFAQNLPAVSIAAVCGGIPIKPQIERLSNPTHIVVATPGRLIDLLQRKAISLKETQFLVLDEADEMVSILKESLDEIVAELPKNHRTFLFSATMPGTIKQLIQNYLHKNVVQISANMETSGNQSIDHQYIIVDPIEKLDVLMHFLNSREGQRGIIFCKTKAAVNKLAKNLAINRFSSGALHGSLTQGIRDRIMEQFREGHINILVATDLAARGIDVKEIAYVVNYHLPDTYENYVHRSGRTARAGANGLSLTVLQAEEEVEIADFEKELGIQFKPFAKPSVASIEDNNTLLWAKQIFKTKPNHEVDSELKNKIKTIFHHLTKDELIEKILANHLLQNKNQVAEKPVKKLKQKK; from the coding sequence ATGTCAAAACAATTCTCAGATTTAGGAATTTCGACAGCTTTATTACAAACTTTGAATGACTTGAAGCTTGTGGCACCAACAGCCATTCAGGAGCAAGCCATTCCTTTGCTTTTAGCAAATCAAACTGATTTGGTTGGATTAGCAAAAACAGGTACGGGAAAAACGGCCGCCTTTGGTTTACCAATTTTACAATTAATTGATTCTTCAAAGCCAAATGTACAAGCCGTAATATTAGTTCCAACCAGAGAATTAGGACAACAAGTTTTTAAAAACTTAGAAGCTTTTGCTCAAAATCTTCCTGCAGTTTCTATTGCTGCTGTTTGCGGAGGAATTCCAATAAAACCTCAAATTGAACGATTAAGCAATCCAACGCATATTGTGGTGGCAACTCCGGGACGTTTGATTGATTTATTGCAACGAAAAGCCATCAGTCTAAAAGAAACTCAATTTTTAGTTCTTGATGAAGCCGATGAAATGGTAAGTATTCTAAAAGAAAGTCTGGACGAAATTGTTGCCGAACTGCCTAAAAATCACCGTACTTTTTTGTTTTCGGCTACTATGCCGGGAACTATAAAACAGTTGATTCAGAATTATTTACATAAAAATGTGGTGCAAATAAGTGCCAATATGGAAACTTCTGGAAATCAAAGTATTGATCACCAATATATTATTGTAGATCCTATTGAAAAACTGGATGTTTTAATGCACTTTTTGAACTCAAGAGAAGGACAACGCGGAATTATTTTTTGCAAAACAAAAGCAGCCGTAAATAAATTGGCTAAAAACTTAGCTATCAATCGTTTTTCGTCAGGAGCTTTGCACGGAAGTTTGACTCAGGGAATTCGCGACCGAATTATGGAGCAATTTCGCGAAGGACACATTAATATACTAGTAGCTACTGATTTGGCAGCCAGAGGAATCGACGTTAAAGAAATTGCTTATGTAGTCAATTATCATTTGCCTGATACTTACGAAAATTATGTTCATAGAAGCGGTAGAACTGCCAGAGCAGGAGCAAACGGATTGTCCTTAACCGTTTTACAAGCGGAAGAAGAAGTAGAAATTGCAGATTTTGAAAAGGAATTAGGTATCCAATTCAAACCATTTGCAAAACCTTCAGTTGCCAGTATTGAAGACAATAATACTTTGCTTTGGGCGAAACAAATTTTTAAAACCAAGCCCAATCACGAAGTAGATTCCGAATTAAAAAACAAGATAAAAACCATTTTTCATCATTTAACCAAAGATGAACTAATAGAAAAAATACTAGCCAATCATTTGTTACAAAATAAAAACCAAGTTGCAGAAAAACCAGTAAAAAAACTAAAACAAAAAAAATAA